The following coding sequences are from one Ochotona princeps isolate mOchPri1 chromosome 8, mOchPri1.hap1, whole genome shotgun sequence window:
- the LOC105941533 gene encoding phosphoglycerate mutase 1 gives MAAYKLVLIRHGESAWNLENRFSGWYDADLSPAGHEEAKRGGQALRDAGYEFDICFTSVQKRAIRTLWTVLDAIDQMWLPVVRTWRLNERHYGGLTGLNKAETAAKHGEAQVKIWRRSYDVPPPPMEPDHPFYSNISKDRRYADLTEDQLPSCESLKDTIARALPFWNEEIVPQIKEGKRVLIAAHGNSLRGIVKHLEGLSEEAIMELNLPTGIPIVYELDKNLKPIKPMQFLGDEETVRKAMEAVAAQGKAKK, from the coding sequence ATGGCCGCCTACAAGTTGGTCCTGATCCGGCACGGCGAGAGCGCCTGGAACCTGGAGAACCGCTTCAGCGGCTGGTACGACGCCGACCTGAGCCCCGCGGGTCACGAGGAGGCGAAGCGCGGCGGGCAGGCCCTGCGAGATGCTGGCTATGAATTTGACATCTGCTTCACCTCGGTGCAGAAAAGAGCCATTCGGACCCTCTGGACCGTGCTAGATGCCATTGACCAGATGTGGCTGCCCGTTGTGAGGACTTGGCGCCTCAATGAGCGGCACTATGGCGGTCTGACTGGCCTCAACAAAGCAGAAACTGCTGCCAAGCATGGTGAGGCCCAGGTTAAGATCTGGAGGCGTTCCTATGATGTCCCCCCACCACCCATGGAGCCTGACCACCCCTTCTACAGCAACATCAGCAAGGATCGCAGATATGCAGACCTCACTGAAGATCAGCTGCCTTCCTGTGAGAGCCTGAAGGACACCATCGCCAGAGCCCTGCCCTTTTGGAACGAAGAGATCGTGCCCCAGATCAAGGAGGGCAAACGGGTTCTGATCgcagcccacggcaacagccttcgGGGCATTGTCAAGCATTTGGAGGGTCTCTCTGAAGAGGCTATCATGGAGCTGAACCTGCCCACCGGGATCCCCATTGTCTATGAACTGGACAAGAACCTGAAGCCCATCAAGCCCATGCAGTTCCTGGGGGATGAAGAGACCGTGCGTAAAGCTATGGAGgctgtggctgcccagggcaAGGCCAAGAAGTGA